The following proteins come from a genomic window of Pseudomonas putida:
- a CDS encoding LysR family transcriptional regulator produces MDQIHLMKVFVAVGELESFAAAARRLDISPAAVTRAVSALEEQLGVKLLLRTTRSVRLTEAGGRYLEDTRHILASIHEANEAAAGINATPRGDLAVTAPILFGRKFVMPCIVRYLQQYPEVDVSAYFLDRVVNMVEEGMDVAVRIGPLPDSGLKALRVGRVRRMLCASPDYLARHGVPKHPSDLAGHAVIGTTNLSPRAGWRFGVTDEPTLVRMKPRLTVTSNDGAIAAASGGLGIARLLSYQVVDELASGQLQVLLAEYEEAPWPIHVLHRESKYGSAKVRAFIDMLAQGLRDQQLD; encoded by the coding sequence ATGGACCAGATCCACCTGATGAAGGTGTTCGTCGCCGTCGGCGAGCTGGAAAGCTTCGCCGCGGCTGCCCGCCGTCTGGACATTTCCCCGGCCGCTGTCACCCGCGCCGTCAGCGCCCTGGAAGAGCAGCTAGGGGTCAAGCTGTTGCTGCGCACAACTCGCAGCGTGCGCCTGACCGAGGCCGGCGGCCGTTATCTGGAAGATACCCGGCACATCCTCGCCAGCATCCACGAGGCCAATGAAGCCGCTGCCGGCATCAACGCGACCCCCAGGGGCGATCTGGCGGTGACCGCGCCGATCCTGTTCGGCAGGAAGTTCGTCATGCCGTGCATCGTCCGTTACCTGCAGCAGTACCCGGAAGTCGATGTTTCCGCGTACTTCCTCGACCGCGTGGTGAACATGGTCGAGGAGGGCATGGACGTGGCCGTGCGCATCGGGCCGTTGCCCGACTCCGGGTTGAAGGCGCTGCGGGTGGGCAGGGTGCGGCGCATGTTGTGTGCCTCCCCCGACTACCTGGCGCGTCATGGTGTGCCAAAGCACCCGTCTGACCTGGCCGGGCACGCGGTAATCGGCACCACCAACCTGTCGCCGCGGGCCGGTTGGCGCTTCGGCGTGACCGACGAGCCGACCTTGGTGCGCATGAAGCCACGGCTGACGGTAACCAGCAATGACGGGGCAATCGCCGCTGCCAGCGGCGGGCTGGGCATTGCCCGGCTGCTGTCGTATCAGGTCGTAGACGAACTGGCCAGCGGGCAGCTGCAGGTGCTGCTGGCCGAGTACGAAGAGGCGCCCTGGCCCATTCATGTGCTGCACCGCGAAAGCAAGTACGGTTCGGCCAAGGTCAGGGCCTTTATCGACATGCTGGCGCAAGGTTTGCGCGATCAGCAGCTGGATTGA
- a CDS encoding EamA family transporter, producing MAAPSSAVPLFPRKLAIALLALLACSFAGNHIAARIAFDNGTGVLLAILCRSGITLLVLACLLLWQRQALSLPAGTRHWQLLLGLLIATQSLCLYSAVARIPVALALLVGNTFPMLLALLTWALGGARPTGRTVLFMGLILCGLVLALDVPAHLADSAAANPHWALGVSLAFGAACAFACALWITDQKLAAVRGPVRSLLTLLIVFSSMLVAGASGVIPSGLSLPGSSSGWAALATLVVLYGLAFSLLFVCVPRLNMAQNAPVMNVEPIATLLLGWALLDQHLSTVQLVGGAVVVCGIVLLTYRRAK from the coding sequence ATGGCTGCCCCCTCCTCGGCTGTACCTCTATTCCCACGCAAACTGGCAATCGCCTTGCTGGCCCTGCTGGCCTGTTCATTCGCCGGCAACCACATTGCCGCTCGCATCGCATTCGACAACGGCACCGGCGTGCTGCTGGCCATTCTCTGCCGTTCAGGTATTACCTTGCTGGTGCTTGCCTGCCTGCTGCTGTGGCAACGCCAGGCCCTGAGCCTGCCCGCCGGTACCCGGCATTGGCAACTGCTGCTCGGCCTGCTGATCGCCACCCAAAGCCTGTGCCTTTATTCGGCAGTCGCACGCATTCCGGTAGCCCTGGCGCTGCTGGTGGGCAACACGTTCCCGATGCTGCTGGCGCTGCTCACATGGGCACTGGGCGGTGCACGCCCCACCGGCCGCACGGTGTTGTTCATGGGCCTGATTCTGTGCGGCCTGGTACTGGCGCTGGATGTGCCGGCACACCTGGCCGACAGCGCTGCGGCCAACCCGCACTGGGCATTAGGGGTAAGCCTGGCTTTCGGCGCGGCCTGTGCCTTTGCCTGTGCCTTGTGGATCACCGACCAAAAACTGGCTGCCGTGCGCGGCCCTGTACGCAGCCTGCTGACCCTGCTGATCGTGTTCTCCAGCATGCTGGTTGCAGGCGCAAGCGGGGTGATCCCATCCGGTCTGTCACTGCCAGGCAGCAGCAGTGGCTGGGCGGCCCTGGCCACTCTGGTAGTGCTGTATGGCCTGGCCTTCAGCTTGCTGTTCGTCTGTGTCCCTCGCCTGAACATGGCGCAGAACGCACCGGTAATGAACGTTGAACCCATCGCCACGTTGTTGCTGGGCTGGGCCTTGCTCGACCAGCACCTGAGCACTGTGCAGCTGGTCGGCGGCGCGGTGGTGGTGTGCGGTATCGTGCTGCTCACCTACCGCCGGGCCAAATGA
- a CDS encoding aldose 1-epimerase: MAVTELHLQDRLTHLSLAPEVGASLVNWQVKATGQALLRHTDAAALASGTPRRLACYPLAPWSNRIGEGGFARPEGWQALLANTGHDPYPIHGSAWQQAWQVEHHSEQQARLTLDSAVPFAYQATLDVHLHEGCLNLDLHVMHQGEPATWYGLGLHPYFPRYPDTKLYATARKVWLAEDGRLPSYEAEVPEQWRFNAMRRLPEAVVDHAFSGWPGECVIEQPSAGYRLACSANEAGHFLLFCPQGQGFFCFEPVSHPINAHHLPGRPGLRLLHRGEAMNLAFRMQYQAL; encoded by the coding sequence ATGGCTGTGACCGAACTGCACCTGCAAGACCGCCTGACACACCTGAGCCTGGCCCCGGAAGTGGGCGCCAGCCTGGTCAACTGGCAGGTAAAGGCGACCGGGCAGGCACTGCTGCGCCATACCGACGCGGCCGCGCTGGCCAGCGGTACACCCCGACGCCTGGCCTGCTACCCGCTGGCGCCGTGGTCCAACCGTATTGGCGAGGGTGGCTTTGCCCGGCCCGAGGGGTGGCAGGCACTGTTAGCGAATACCGGACATGACCCTTACCCGATTCATGGCAGTGCCTGGCAACAGGCCTGGCAGGTAGAACACCACAGTGAACAGCAAGCTCGGTTGACGCTGGACAGTGCCGTGCCGTTTGCCTACCAGGCCACGCTGGATGTGCACCTGCATGAGGGTTGCCTGAACCTGGACCTGCATGTGATGCACCAGGGTGAGCCAGCTACCTGGTATGGCCTGGGGCTGCATCCCTACTTTCCGCGGTATCCCGATACCAAGTTGTACGCAACTGCGCGCAAGGTGTGGCTGGCCGAGGATGGGAGGTTGCCTTCGTACGAGGCCGAGGTGCCTGAGCAATGGCGTTTCAATGCCATGAGGCGTTTGCCCGAGGCAGTGGTTGATCACGCCTTCAGTGGCTGGCCAGGGGAGTGCGTGATCGAACAGCCCAGCGCGGGTTATCGACTGGCGTGCAGTGCCAACGAGGCTGGACACTTCTTGCTGTTTTGCCCGCAAGGACAAGGTTTTTTCTGCTTTGAGCCGGTTAGCCACCCCATCAACGCGCACCACCTGCCAGGGCGGCCAGGGTTGCGATTGTTGCACCGGGGGGAGGCAATGAACCTGGCGTTCAGGATGCAGTATCAGGCGTTGTGA
- a CDS encoding TRAP transporter small permease subunit, protein MKNLFLRVNDTLYCTCTWVAGLSILTMSLIIPWGIFARYVLGTGASWPEPVAILLMVVFTFVGAAASYRAGAHMAVTMITDRLPPLQRSLAALLVQVLMILVCVFMTYYGTKLCITTWNQFLASLPGVRVGMTYAPIPIGGVLTLVFVLERLLLGDQSHRKVVRFDHLEENEGAA, encoded by the coding sequence ATGAAAAACCTGTTCCTGCGTGTGAACGACACGCTGTACTGCACCTGCACCTGGGTTGCCGGCCTGTCGATCCTGACCATGTCACTGATCATTCCGTGGGGCATCTTCGCCCGCTACGTGCTCGGCACCGGCGCCAGCTGGCCGGAGCCAGTAGCCATCCTGCTGATGGTGGTGTTCACCTTCGTCGGCGCCGCCGCAAGCTACCGGGCCGGGGCACACATGGCGGTGACGATGATCACCGACCGCCTGCCACCGCTGCAGCGCAGCCTGGCCGCGCTACTGGTGCAAGTGTTGATGATTCTGGTGTGCGTGTTCATGACCTACTACGGCACCAAGCTGTGCATCACCACCTGGAACCAGTTTCTGGCGTCACTGCCGGGGGTGCGGGTGGGCATGACCTATGCGCCGATCCCGATCGGTGGCGTGCTGACCCTGGTCTTTGTGCTGGAAAGGCTCCTGCTGGGCGATCAGAGCCACCGCAAGGTAGTGCGCTTCGACCACCTGGAAGAAAACGAAGGAGCAGCATAA
- a CDS encoding TRAP transporter large permease subunit, whose protein sequence is MDAFILLGSFIALILLGMPVAYALGLSALIGAWWIDIPLQAMMIQVASGVNKFSLLAIPFFVLAGAIMAEGGMSRRLVAFAGVLVGFVRGGLSLVNIMASTFFGAISGSSVADTASVGSVLIPEMERKGYPREFSTAVTVSGSVQALLTPPSHNSVLYSLAAGGTVSIGSLFMAGVMPGLLLSAVMMGLCLIFAKKRNYPKGEVIPMRQALKIAGEALWGLMAMVIILGGILSGMFTATESAAVAVVWSFFVTMFIYRDYKWRDLPKLMHRTVRTISIVMILIGFAASFGYVMTLMQIPSKITTAFLTLSDNRYVVLMCINFMLLLLGTVMDMAPLILILTPILLPVITGIGVDPVHFGMIMLVNLGIGLITPPVGAVLFVGSAIGKVSIESTIKAMLPFYLALFMVLMAVTYIPAISLWLPSVVL, encoded by the coding sequence ATGGATGCGTTCATTCTGTTGGGCAGCTTCATTGCCCTTATTCTGCTGGGCATGCCAGTGGCCTACGCCCTGGGCCTGTCGGCGTTGATTGGCGCCTGGTGGATCGACATCCCGCTGCAGGCGATGATGATCCAGGTGGCCAGTGGGGTTAACAAATTCTCGCTGCTGGCGATTCCGTTCTTCGTGCTGGCCGGTGCGATCATGGCCGAAGGCGGAATGTCACGGCGACTGGTGGCGTTTGCCGGGGTACTGGTGGGCTTCGTGCGTGGCGGGCTGTCGCTGGTCAACATCATGGCCTCGACCTTCTTCGGCGCAATCTCCGGCTCGTCGGTGGCGGACACCGCGTCGGTGGGTTCGGTGCTGATCCCGGAGATGGAGCGCAAAGGCTACCCGCGCGAGTTCTCCACCGCCGTGACCGTCAGCGGCTCGGTACAGGCGCTGCTGACTCCGCCCAGCCACAACTCGGTGCTGTACTCGCTGGCGGCGGGCGGTACGGTTTCCATTGGCTCGCTGTTCATGGCAGGTGTGATGCCCGGGTTGCTGCTGAGCGCCGTGATGATGGGCCTGTGCCTGATCTTTGCCAAGAAGCGCAACTACCCCAAGGGTGAAGTGATCCCGATGCGCCAGGCGTTGAAGATAGCCGGCGAAGCGCTGTGGGGCCTGATGGCCATGGTGATCATTCTGGGCGGCATTCTGTCGGGCATGTTCACCGCGACCGAATCGGCAGCAGTGGCGGTGGTGTGGTCGTTCTTCGTGACCATGTTCATCTACCGCGACTACAAGTGGCGCGACCTGCCCAAGCTGATGCACCGCACGGTACGGACCATCTCGATCGTGATGATCCTCATCGGCTTTGCTGCCAGTTTTGGTTACGTGATGACGCTGATGCAGATCCCGTCAAAGATCACCACGGCGTTTCTGACCCTCTCGGACAACCGCTATGTGGTCCTGATGTGCATCAACTTCATGCTGTTGCTGCTGGGCACGGTGATGGACATGGCGCCGCTGATCCTGATTCTTACGCCGATCCTGTTGCCGGTGATCACCGGTATCGGCGTGGACCCGGTGCACTTTGGCATGATCATGCTGGTGAACCTGGGCATCGGGCTGATCACACCGCCGGTGGGCGCCGTGCTGTTCGTCGGCTCAGCCATCGGCAAGGTGAGCATCGAGTCGACGATCAAGGCAATGCTGCCGTTCTACCTGGCGCTGTTCATGGTGCTGATGGCGGTGACCTACATTCCGGCCATCTCGCTGTGGCTGCCCAGTGTGGTGCTGTAA
- a CDS encoding UPF0149 family protein, with translation MLPVLSEKELDRLEDLLITYGNDYSVLNLAELNGFFVALASSPVTVLPEQWLPAVAGGKVPKFKKPAHEEAYTALMLRYASQVAEELSNEVDQFEPLFEEREGEQGTVIVMEEWCFGYMRGTQIAGWGELPPEQALLLKAISLHGLEDNFELLDQMSEEDIQACVPQVVEAARGLFRHFKKLH, from the coding sequence ATGCTCCCCGTACTCAGTGAAAAAGAACTCGACCGCCTCGAAGACCTGCTGATCACCTATGGCAATGACTACTCGGTGCTGAACCTGGCCGAGCTCAATGGCTTTTTCGTCGCGTTGGCCAGTTCGCCGGTCACTGTCCTCCCGGAACAATGGTTGCCCGCAGTGGCGGGTGGCAAGGTACCGAAGTTCAAGAAGCCCGCCCATGAGGAGGCCTACACGGCATTGATGCTGCGTTATGCCAGCCAGGTGGCAGAAGAACTGAGCAATGAGGTCGACCAGTTCGAACCGCTGTTCGAGGAACGCGAAGGCGAGCAGGGCACTGTGATCGTGATGGAGGAGTGGTGTTTCGGCTACATGCGCGGTACCCAGATTGCCGGTTGGGGCGAGTTGCCACCGGAGCAGGCCTTGCTGCTCAAGGCCATTTCGCTACATGGGCTGGAGGATAATTTCGAGCTGCTGGACCAGATGAGCGAAGAGGATATCCAGGCCTGCGTGCCGCAGGTGGTCGAGGCTGCGCGTGGGTTGTTCCGACATTTCAAAAAGCTGCACTGA
- a CDS encoding glutathione S-transferase, with product MSNPIKLYNFPKSGHAHRIELMLSLLNLPSELVFVDLAKGAHKQPDFLALNPFGQVPVIDDNGTVIADSNAILVYLAKKYDNGTWLPEEPAAAARVQRWLSVAAGPLAFGPAAARLVTVFGASFNTDEVISRAHTLLKVIDAELANTPFLAGSTPTIADIANYSYIAHAPEGNVSLEPYANVRNWLARIEALPRFVPMPRTVIGLQTHA from the coding sequence ATGTCGAACCCGATCAAGCTCTACAACTTCCCCAAGTCTGGCCATGCCCATCGCATCGAGTTGATGCTCTCGCTACTGAACCTGCCCTCAGAGTTGGTGTTCGTCGACTTGGCCAAAGGCGCCCACAAGCAGCCGGACTTCCTTGCCCTCAACCCGTTCGGCCAGGTTCCAGTCATCGATGACAACGGCACGGTGATTGCCGACTCCAACGCCATCCTCGTCTACCTGGCCAAAAAGTATGACAACGGTACCTGGCTGCCCGAAGAACCTGCCGCCGCCGCCCGTGTGCAACGCTGGCTATCGGTCGCCGCCGGCCCGCTGGCCTTTGGCCCGGCAGCCGCCCGCCTGGTCACGGTGTTCGGGGCTTCGTTCAATACCGACGAAGTGATTTCCCGCGCCCACACCTTGCTCAAGGTGATCGATGCCGAGTTGGCCAACACGCCATTCCTGGCGGGTAGCACACCCACCATCGCGGACATTGCCAACTACTCCTACATCGCTCACGCCCCGGAGGGCAATGTGTCGCTGGAGCCGTATGCCAATGTGCGCAACTGGCTGGCGCGGATCGAGGCACTGCCGCGTTTCGTCCCCATGCCGCGCACCGTGATCGGGCTGCAAACCCACGCCTGA
- a CDS encoding 2Fe-2S iron-sulfur cluster binding domain-containing protein has protein sequence MQQSPDHRPSPWHAGEKTLQEKVGVAERMEAFGQKVIRDHMPDQHRAFYHQLPFMVAASVDAQGRPWATLLEGPEGFVSSPDPRMLTIHTTLPAEDPATPGLAAGQAVGLLGIELHTRRRNRINGQIRHAAQGQLQVAVEQAFGNCPQYIQLRDYTRVTEPALGRFDATTLDTSTVSMIEAADTFFVASYVEHADGQRSVDVSHRGGRPGFIKVEGNRLTIPDYAGNLHFNTLGNLVVNPRAGLLFIDFKNGNVLQLYGHAEVLLDSPAIQAFEGAERLWTLQVEQMVWRPAAVALRWAFKEYAPTSLMTGTWAEADARLEQRQQQRQWLAWRVLRVEQESRDIRSFYLESPAGCRVAFAPGQHLPVQVPRDGEAALIRTYSLSSAPADGFLRISVKAQGPASRYLHEHVVAGDVLNVRPPMGSFTLDQQSTRPLVLIGAGVGITPLLAMLRQQLSTGQARRIHLFHGARSLADLPFQQELTTLRQQAGDLLHVHRALSQPEGHAQLGRDYEFAGRLGIEQVKATLALDDYDFYLCGPGSFTQQLYEGLRGVHVPDARIHAEAFGPSTLRRHTDADQPILQQPPAADEPVPVYFAASAKEARWVPGSGTLLELAEARGLTPEFSCRGGSCGTCKTRLVSGQVHYPNPPAELPEAGSVLICCAVPAKVEEGMQALVLDV, from the coding sequence ATGCAACAGTCTCCTGATCACCGCCCCTCACCCTGGCATGCGGGTGAAAAGACCCTGCAGGAAAAGGTCGGTGTAGCAGAACGCATGGAGGCGTTCGGGCAAAAGGTCATTCGTGACCACATGCCCGACCAGCACCGAGCGTTCTATCACCAGTTACCGTTCATGGTCGCCGCCAGTGTGGATGCCCAGGGCCGGCCTTGGGCCACGCTGCTGGAAGGGCCAGAAGGGTTCGTAAGCTCGCCCGACCCTCGTATGCTCACGATCCACACCACGTTGCCAGCGGAGGACCCCGCCACCCCCGGGTTGGCAGCCGGGCAGGCCGTCGGTCTGCTGGGGATCGAACTGCACACCCGTCGGCGCAATCGCATCAACGGGCAGATCCGCCACGCTGCACAGGGGCAACTGCAAGTGGCCGTAGAGCAGGCGTTTGGCAACTGCCCGCAGTACATCCAGTTGCGTGACTACACCCGCGTCACCGAACCCGCCCTCGGGCGCTTCGATGCGACAACACTGGATACCTCAACCGTCAGCATGATCGAGGCCGCCGATACCTTCTTCGTCGCCAGCTATGTCGAGCATGCTGACGGCCAGCGCTCGGTGGATGTCTCCCACCGTGGTGGCCGGCCAGGGTTCATCAAGGTCGAAGGCAATCGGCTCACCATTCCCGACTATGCTGGCAATCTGCATTTCAACACCTTGGGTAACCTGGTGGTCAACCCGCGGGCCGGCTTGCTGTTCATCGACTTTAAAAATGGCAATGTGTTGCAACTGTACGGGCATGCCGAGGTGCTGCTGGACAGCCCGGCCATCCAGGCCTTTGAAGGCGCGGAGCGGTTATGGACACTGCAGGTCGAGCAGATGGTGTGGCGCCCGGCTGCTGTTGCCCTGCGCTGGGCTTTCAAGGAATACGCGCCGACCAGTCTGATGACCGGTACCTGGGCCGAGGCCGATGCGCGCCTGGAGCAGCGGCAACAACAGCGCCAATGGCTGGCCTGGCGGGTGCTGCGGGTGGAGCAGGAAAGCCGCGACATCCGCTCGTTCTATCTCGAATCACCGGCAGGCTGCCGTGTGGCCTTTGCCCCTGGCCAGCATCTGCCTGTGCAAGTGCCGCGTGATGGCGAAGCGGCGCTGATTCGTACCTACAGCCTTTCAAGTGCCCCGGCCGATGGGTTCTTGCGCATCAGCGTCAAAGCCCAGGGCCCGGCTTCGCGGTATCTGCATGAGCACGTTGTGGCCGGCGATGTGTTGAATGTACGTCCGCCGATGGGCAGCTTCACGCTTGACCAGCAAAGTACGCGGCCGTTGGTGCTGATCGGTGCGGGCGTGGGCATCACGCCGCTGCTGGCCATGCTGCGCCAGCAGTTGAGCACGGGGCAGGCCCGGCGCATTCATCTGTTCCATGGCGCACGCAGCCTGGCTGACTTGCCGTTCCAGCAGGAACTGACGACCTTGCGGCAACAGGCTGGCGATCTGCTGCATGTACACCGCGCCCTGAGCCAGCCTGAAGGGCACGCGCAGCTTGGCCGTGATTATGAGTTCGCCGGTCGGTTGGGTATCGAACAGGTCAAGGCAACGCTGGCGTTGGACGACTACGATTTCTACCTGTGTGGGCCGGGCAGCTTCACCCAGCAACTTTACGAAGGGCTGCGTGGGGTGCATGTGCCGGATGCGCGGATTCACGCCGAAGCATTTGGCCCGTCGACGCTGCGGCGGCACACCGATGCAGACCAGCCAATCTTGCAACAGCCGCCTGCCGCCGACGAACCGGTGCCGGTGTATTTTGCCGCGTCGGCCAAGGAGGCACGCTGGGTTCCCGGTAGCGGCACCTTGCTGGAACTGGCCGAGGCGCGTGGGCTGACCCCGGAGTTCAGTTGCCGGGGTGGTTCGTGTGGTACCTGCAAGACCCGACTGGTGAGCGGCCAGGTGCATTATCCAAATCCGCCGGCAGAGCTGCCGGAGGCGGGTTCGGTGCTGATCTGTTGTGCTGTGCCCGCGAAAGTTGAGGAGGGGATGCAGGCGCTGGTGCTGGATGTTTGA
- a CDS encoding DctP family TRAP transporter solute-binding subunit — translation MTFKRKLLLAVLPFAFSVAMPASALDIKFAEIHPAGYPTVVAEQNMGKKLEDASNGEITFKMFAGGVLGSEKEVIEQAQIGAVQMTRVSLGIVGPVVPDVNVFNMPFVFRDHDHMRKIIDGEIGQEILDKITNSDFNLVALAWMDGGSRSIYTKKPVRSLEDLKGMKIRVQGNPLFIDMMNAMGGNGIAMDTGEIFSALQTGVIDGAENNPPTLLEHNHFQSAKYYTLTGHLILPEPVVMSKTTWNKLSPEQQALVKKVAREAQMEERALWDAKTAASEEKLKAAGVEFITVDKKPFYDATASVREKYGAQYADLMKRINAVQ, via the coding sequence ATGACGTTCAAACGCAAGCTGCTCCTTGCCGTACTCCCGTTCGCCTTCAGCGTGGCCATGCCTGCTTCGGCGCTGGACATCAAGTTCGCCGAAATTCACCCGGCCGGGTACCCGACCGTGGTGGCGGAACAGAACATGGGTAAAAAGCTGGAAGACGCCAGCAATGGCGAAATCACCTTCAAGATGTTCGCCGGCGGCGTTCTGGGTTCTGAAAAGGAAGTGATCGAACAGGCACAGATCGGTGCCGTGCAAATGACCCGTGTCAGCTTAGGGATAGTCGGCCCGGTGGTGCCGGATGTGAACGTGTTCAACATGCCGTTCGTGTTCCGCGACCATGATCACATGCGCAAGATCATCGACGGCGAGATCGGCCAGGAAATTCTCGACAAGATCACCAATTCCGATTTCAACCTGGTAGCCCTGGCCTGGATGGATGGGGGCTCGCGCAGCATCTACACGAAAAAGCCGGTACGCAGCCTGGAAGACCTCAAGGGCATGAAGATTCGCGTACAGGGCAACCCGCTGTTCATCGACATGATGAACGCCATGGGCGGCAACGGCATCGCCATGGACACCGGGGAAATCTTCAGTGCCCTGCAGACTGGCGTGATCGATGGTGCCGAGAACAACCCGCCCACGCTACTTGAGCACAACCACTTCCAGAGCGCCAAGTACTACACCCTCACTGGCCACCTGATCCTCCCGGAGCCGGTTGTGATGTCCAAGACCACCTGGAACAAGCTCAGCCCCGAGCAGCAGGCGCTGGTGAAGAAGGTGGCGCGTGAAGCACAGATGGAAGAGCGCGCGCTGTGGGATGCCAAGACCGCCGCCAGCGAAGAGAAGCTCAAGGCCGCCGGTGTCGAATTCATTACCGTCGACAAGAAGCCGTTCTACGACGCCACCGCTTCGGTACGCGAAAAATACGGCGCGCAGTACGCCGACCTGATGAAACGTATCAACGCTGTCCAGTAA